The Polyangiaceae bacterium genome includes a region encoding these proteins:
- a CDS encoding polysaccharide deacetylase family protein, whose amino-acid sequence MRLAAISVDLDEIPNYFAIHGLAPPAGPGANAVYDVGLGRLDDFARAHGLPLTLFAIGADMAREANARRLRALSEAGHEIANHSLDHLYDLTRRDRTEMWRQVASGITVLEGATGQRPSGFRAPGYTVSDELFAVLAELGVDYDSSVFPCPPYYLAKAVKLGGIRLRGRSSRSVLDRPSVLAAPTRPYRVGKPYWKRGGGLLELPIQVTRGPRLPFIGTTLTLAGAARARWLTRLVLGEPLVNLELHGIDVLDAGDDLGALGPHQVDVRVRVADKLAALGAVVETLKAAGYSFTRLDEAARRFA is encoded by the coding sequence GTGCGCCTGGCCGCCATCTCCGTCGATCTCGACGAGATCCCCAACTACTTCGCGATCCACGGCCTGGCTCCGCCCGCGGGTCCGGGCGCGAACGCCGTCTACGACGTCGGGCTCGGGCGGCTCGACGACTTCGCCCGCGCCCACGGGCTGCCGCTCACGCTGTTCGCCATCGGTGCGGACATGGCGCGGGAGGCCAACGCCCGGCGCCTGCGAGCCCTCTCCGAGGCCGGCCACGAGATCGCCAACCACTCGCTCGACCACCTCTACGATCTGACGCGGCGGGATCGCACGGAGATGTGGCGGCAGGTCGCGTCCGGGATCACCGTGCTGGAGGGCGCGACGGGCCAGCGACCGAGCGGATTCCGCGCGCCCGGCTACACCGTCAGCGACGAGCTCTTCGCGGTGCTCGCGGAGCTCGGCGTGGACTACGACTCGTCGGTGTTCCCGTGCCCGCCGTATTACCTGGCCAAGGCGGTGAAGCTCGGCGGCATACGCTTGCGAGGGCGCAGCTCGCGCTCGGTCTTGGATCGACCGAGCGTGCTCGCGGCGCCGACGCGGCCCTACCGGGTGGGCAAGCCGTACTGGAAGCGGGGGGGAGGCCTGCTCGAGCTGCCGATCCAGGTGACGCGCGGGCCGCGGCTGCCGTTCATCGGCACCACGCTCACGCTGGCCGGCGCCGCGCGAGCCCGCTGGCTCACCCGGCTGGTGCTGGGAGAGCCGCTGGTGAACCTGGAGCTCCACGGCATCGACGTGCTCGACGCCGGCGACGATCTCGGAGCGCTCGGCCCACACCAGGTGGACGTGCGGGTGCGCGTCGCCGACAAGCTCGCGGCGCTCGGCGCGGTGGTCGAGACGCTGAAGGCCGCGGGATACTCCTTCACGAGACTGGACGAGGCCGCGCGGCGGTTCGCCTGA